GATAATAAGTGAATATGACTAGAAGAATCAAGCTTGGCGCAAGCATCACGTAGGGAGTGAGTGGCGTACGCCACTTACCTCCGGCGATAGCCCGTATGGCAGTCGCCATACGATTCTGGCCTGGTTGCTTCAGCTGGGCCCTAACGGACACGGCCACGAAACGTACCTCACTCTCCGACCGCCTCTACCTATGGTGGGCTGCGGCGGCGACTACGTGCGGTGCACCGCCGCAGCCCGCTTCGCGCACCTGCGGCCTTGGGCCGCTAACTCGAATTACCGAGCCATCCAGTCCCTCAACACCTCTTCTGCCTCAGTCTGAGCTCGGTCAAGTGCGGCCTTGGGTGCCACCTTACCACCGGTTGCGTCATCAAGTGCTCGCTTCAGGATCTCCCGTATGCGCTGGAACGAGGGACTCATCATCTTACCGTACGCATACTGCAGCTGATCCCTGGCAACGAGGTATTGCGGGTTCTCCTGAACGTACTGTTGCATTTGCGGCACGTTGTAGGCCGAACGCCGCGTGGCTATGTAACCGGATGCGATGCTCCACAGGGCAGCATTCTCAGGCGACGTCATCCACTTCACGAACTCCCACGCCGCATCCTGACGCTCCCTGGGAATCCCTCTGAATATAAAGAAGTTCCCGCCGCCGACAGCCGCCCCATAGGATTTCCTGGCCGGCATGAAGGCCACTCCGAAGGGGAACTTCACGGATTGCTTCAGGAAGGTTAGGATCCCCGTCGAGTGGTAGAGCATGGTTGTACGCTCTGCGACGAAATCAGGCGGCGTTGATGCCCAGGTGCTATGTGGAGGGGCGACCTTCAGCTCACGCGTGAGGCGCACCCAGAACGACAATGATTCGACAGCCTGGGGTGAGTTGAAATAGACCTTTCGTGCATCAAAGTCCATCAGCGCAGCTCCGTTTTGGCGAACGAACCCTTCGAAGAGCCAGTCGTTCCAACCCCCCGATATGATGACACCCCACCGTTGGACCTCTGCAGAACGGGAATCCGTCTTTACGAGCTTCAATGCGTGGCTTTCCAGTTCGTCCCACGTGGCCGGCGCCCGCTTGGGGTCGAGCCCAGCCTCCGTGAAATGCCGCTGGTTCCAGTAAAAGACCGGGGTGCTACGCTGGAACGGGATCCCGTAGAGTTTTCCCTCGAAGTAGCTGTTCGCCAGGAATGCCGGGAAGAAGTCCGTTAAATACCCAGGCCCGACCTGGTTCACGTACTCGTCCAGCGGGATGATCGCGTTCATCGCGAGCAACGTGGGCATCTCGGATATCTCCACGATGGCGACGTCCGGCGGGTTACCGCCCATTACGGCGGTCTGGACCTTTTGCATGGTGGGATCATAGTCGCCTGTGTAAACCGGAACCACTTCGATGCCCGGATGCTCGGCGTTGAAGCGGCTCACCATTCCGTCGATGACTCTTGCAAGCGGCCCTGCCACACCCACCGGGTAATAGAAGGCCAATCGTACAAGCCTCGAGGGAGCGGCGTACGAAACGGCCGGCGCAAGCACGACGGCAAGCAGGGCCAGAATGAGAACAACCCTACTTCCCACGTTCGTCCGGACACGCCGTGACCCACCGGTGTCCATCCTGCCCCTCCTTGCACGATATGTTTGCGACCCGTTCTTCGATGCTTCCACACCAGCCACGCTCCCTTCCGTCTCCTGCGGCCCCCCTCGCCCCTGCAACCAACTGACAAATAGCCCCGCTCCCGACAGCACACCCCAGGCGCGCTGTTACTTCGGAAGCGGGGCAACTCCTGACTCTCCAGCCCTGCCCGTCACTGGGGGATTCGATGAAACGATCAGTTTTCCCTCCTGACATGAAGAAAGGTTTAGGCAAGCAAGGAGCCACCGGCTGGTTCCGGCCCCCCGCGAAAGGGATCCTCGACTCCGTGCCGAATCTCGCGTCGCAACCAGATGAGCGTATGCCGGGCCCAGAGCCCGGAAGTGCGCAGGGTCGGGAGTACGGGAGAAGGGCCCCTGCGTCGGCTGGTTTTTCAGCCTGACGTGGGGGCTTGTCGCGTTCGCGTAGAACGGAGGGGGCAAGCCACATGACCCGGCCGGGGCTCGCAGGGGGTGTGCAGAGGGACGGCGTTTTCCCCTGGCAGTCGTTTTCGGGGTACATATTCGACCTCGATGGGACCGTCTATCTCGGGGAGCGCTTACTTCCGGAGGCGGACCGGGTCATCGCTGCCCTTCGCGCCTCGGGTCGGCGAGTGGTCTTTCTTTCCAACAAGCCCCTGCAGAGCCGCATCAGCTACGCTGTCAAACTGACCCGGCTTGGCATTCCGACCGGTCCTGACGATGTCATCACCTCCAGCGTGGTTCTGGCGCGCGAGCTCTCGACCCGCCACGCCGGAAAGCGTGCCTACGTCCTCGGAGAACCGCCCCTGATCGACGAACTCCGCCAGGCGGGTGTCGTCGTGGTTGAGGATCCCGAGTCCTGCGGGTGGCATGTGGACTTTGTGGTGGCCGCATTTGACCGAACGCTTAGCTGGGAAAAGCTGAACCACGCGCACCAGGCTCTTCGCCGGGGGGCCCGCCTCATCGCCACGAACCCGGATCGTACCTGCCCTGTCGAGGGGGGCGACGTGCCCGACGCGGGTGCCATCATCGCGGCGCTCGAGGCCTGTTCCGGGAAGGCGCTGGAGTGGGTGGCCGGCAAGCCCTCGCACCTCATGGTGCAGACGGCCCTTGCCCATCTGGGCAGTCTGCCTTCTGAGACCGTCCTGGTGGGCGACCGCCTCGAAACGGACATCGCCATGGCCCGCCAGGCCGGCATCGCCTCGGTACTGGTGCTGACGGGCGTAACGGACCAGGTCTCGGCCGGCCGGGCACCCGCCGAGCTGCGTCCGGACTTCGTGCTCGGCAGCATTGCGGAGTTGGTACCGGTGGCTGAGGGTCCGCCCGCCAGAGGCGGTTAAGGCCGGTAGGACCAGAGCTGGCGGGCGCTGGTCGAGACTGCCACTACCGGGCTTGCCAGGACGCTTTCGAGTTCCTTGGGTGTCTGGACGAGGCCGCCGGCGATAACCGGAGGAAGGTCGGCGAAGGGGATCCGAGGGGCAATGGCGGGAACCACGAGAGCAGGCATCACCTCCACAGCGTCGGGCTTCGTGTTCTTGACCACGGAAAGGGCCGTGGCAAGCGACGCCGAGTCCAGCAGGAAGACCCGCTGGATGGCCACCAGCCCGCTCTTGCGCGCGTCCCGGATCAGTGCGCTGCGGGTCGTGATCACGCCGTCGACGCCGATGTCTTTCGCCAGAAGCTCCAGGCCCGCTGCATCTTTGCCGACGCCGTCCACGAGGTCCAGGTGTGCGAAGCAGTACAGGCCCCATTCGCGACAGGCCCGGGCCATCGCTCTCAGGTCGAAAATCGTACAGTTTAGCACAAAGACGACGGGGACCGCGGAGGCCTTCACCGAGGCGAGATCGTCGCCCGATCGGACGGCCGCGATGACGCGTGTGTGGCGAAGGTGCTCGATCCAGGACGTTTTTGCCGGTCTTGCCATGTGGTCTGCGGCCTCCCGGGCGACCACCTTCTCCGTTCGCCCCAACGCCCCTGCATGGGCAGCCTGGCAACTGCGCCGCTGGGGAGGAGAGGGTCTCTGATGGACGGTACGAGCCGGCGCCGGTTGCGGTACCTGGGCCACCCTCGGGTGACCGGATCCGCCCTCGGATACCTCGGGCTCGCCACCCTCCTGCTGGCCGTGGTCTGGCTGTTCAGGGAGGGAACGCAACCCACTGAGCCTTCGGGGGGGCTTGACGGCGTCCGCACCGCCCTGGTGACGCAGGTTGCGTACGACCTGTCCGCGAGCGGGTCGTCCGGCCCGGTGCTGGTGGTGTCGATGAGGAGCAGCGGCGCCGCTCCGGGCGCCGTGGGGGTCGCCGGCTTCCGGCCGGCAAGCAGTCAGACGGAACTGCACATCGTGGCCTCCGGGCTCATCGCAAGCTCGAACTCATCACAAGCCAGCCCGGGCTATACCGTTGAACTGCAGCTCAGGACCGGTCACGACTTCCGGGTCGGGACGTTGCGCCCTGCCGGAAAAGGGCGCTGGTCGCTTCAGGCTCGTCTGCCCTACCCGCTGGGGGAGATCCGTAACGTTCGCATCCTCCGCCAGGGTACGCCCATCCTTGACGCCGACGTGGCGGCAGCGGGGCGATGGGCCGGTGCCGCGGTCGTAGCTGAGAACGGGCCACAGCCAACGCCCGACGCAGAAAGGTGAGGGTTCACATGCGTAGCGCAGATCTGTCGGTCATCGACCGCACCGGCGCGCTACACGCGATGGCGGCCGAGGGTGTCGACGTGCTGGTCATCGGCGGCGGCATTACCGGGGCCGGCGTAGCCCTCGACGCCGCCACGCGCGGTTTCAGAGTCGGCCTGGTGGACCAGGGAGACTTCGGGGCCGGTACGAGCAGCCGTTCCACCAAGCTGGTGCACGGCGGCATCCGCTACCTCCCGCACTTCGATCTTAGCCTGGTACGGGAGGCGCTGATCGAGCGGGCGCGCCTTGCTGCCAACGCCCCGCATTTGGTCCGGCCCTTGCCATTTCTCGTTCCGTTTTACCGGGATCTGACCCGGCCCCTGGGCATCCACCTACCGGGGGCAGCACGCCCTCTGCTTCCGATGGCCATCAACCTGGGGCTATGGTTCTACGACCGGCTCGCCGGGGGCATGGTCTTGATTCGCCACCGGCCCGTCAGCCTGGCCGAGGCGCTGCAGATGTTCCCTTACCTGCGCCGCGAAGGGCTCCGGCGGGCATCCCTCTACTACGACGCCCAAACGGACGACGCCCGACTCACCGTCGCCGTGCTCCGTACCGCTCGCCTCCACGGCGCGCGGTGCGTCAACTATGCCCGCGCCGTGCAGCTGGTGCGCTCCTCCGGGCGCGTGAGCGGCGTGGAAGTGGAAGACCTTTTGGGTGGCAGCCGTTATCGAATCCCCACCCGCTGGGTCATCAACGCGGCCGGCGTATGGGCACAGGAGGTCTCCCGAATGGCAGGCACCCCGCAGGCGGTGCAGCTGACGCTCAGCAAGGGCGTTCATCTGGTGCTGCCCAAGGAGCTGGTGGGAGTCGGCAACGCCGCGCTGGTTCTGCCCGAAACCGAGGACGGCCGGCTTGCGTTCATCGTCCCCTGGGAAGGGCGAGCGGTCCTGGGAACAACGGATACGCCATACTCCGGTTCGATGGAGCAACCCCCCGTCACCCGGGAGGACGTGGAGTACCTGCTGCGGCATGCCCGCCGCTTCCTCAACGTCGAACTCGAACCGGGCGACGTGCTGGGCGCCTATGCGGGGCTGCGCCCGCTGGTCAGCGCGGGCGGCCGGTCCGCGGACATCTCCCGACGTCACGCCGTGGTGAGGCACGAGCCGGGCTTCATCAGCATTATCGGAGGGAAACTCACGACGTACCGGCGTATGGCCGAGGACGTTGTGGACGTGGTGGCCCGCGAGGAGGCTCGGGCAGCGGCCACCGGCTCGAAGGGCGCAGACGCGCTTCCCTGCCGCACCGAGCGGCTGGTTTTTGTGGGCGGCGAGGAGCCAGAATCGTGGCCGCATCTCGTGCGTGACGCCATCAGGATGGGGCTCGCTCCCTCGAACGCAGCACGGCTGCTGCGGACCTATGGCGCGGAGCTTGGCCGCCTCCTCGAGCTGATCCGAGAAGACCCGGCGCTGGGCGAGCCCATCGCGCCGGGCGTCCCTTACGTCGCCGCCGAGGTGGTCTTTGCGTGCCGGAGTACCATGGCCACCAATCTGGAGGACCTCATGGTGCGGCGGCTGCGCCTGGCGCTGGTGGATCCCCGGGCGAGCCTCGAGGCCGCGGCCAACGTGGCGCGTCTGATGGGGGAAACGCTGGGCTGGTCGACGGGCCGGCAGGGCGACGAGGTGGAGCAGTATCGGGCCGCGCTGGCCTACTCGAGCCAGTCGACGGCGCGCTCGACCGCCCGGAGCCACCCCCTGTAAGCGGCCTCGCGGCGGTGTTCGTCCCACTTCGGGAGCCAGCGCGCCTGCTCTTTCCAGTAGCGGCGCAGGCTGTCCAGATTATCCCAGAAGCCGACGGCGAGTCCCGCCGCATAGGACGCGCCGAGCGACGTGGTTTCGGCCACGGTGGGCCGGATGACCGGGACGCCGAGGATGTCGGCCTGAAACTGCATCAAGAGTTCGTTGACCACCATGCCGCCGTCGACCTTGAGGGCGGTCAGCTTCACACCGGAGTCCCGGTTCATCGCGTCCACGACCTCCCGGGTCTGATAGGCGGTGGCCTCCAGGACCGCCCGGGCCAGGTGCCCTTTGTTGATGTAGCGGGTGAGTCCGATGATGAGGCCGCGCGCCTTGTTGTTCCAGTGCGGGGCGAACAGGCCTGAGAAGGCCGGGACGAAGTAGATGCCGCCGCTGTCTTCGACGGTCCGTGCGAGCTCTTCCACCTCGGCCGAGCGGGAGATGAGCCCCAGGTTGTCCCGCAGCCATTGGACCAGGGCCCCGGTGATGGCAATCGACCCTTCGAGGGCGTAGACGGCGGGCTCGCCGCCCATCTTGTAGCCGAGCGTGGTCAGAAGCCCGCTGTTGGACGGAACCGGGCGGGTGCCGGTGTTGAGCAGCAGGAAGCAGCCGGTGCCGTACGTGTTCTTCGCCTCGCCGGGCACGAAACACGTCTGGCCCACCAGCGCCGCCTGCTGGTCGCCCAGGTCGCCGCAGACCGGGACGGCCGCGCCGAGCGGCCCATCGGGCCGGGTCGTCCCGTACAGGCCGGGGTCGCTGGAAGGCCGGATGGCCGGCAGCATCTGTGGCGGGATGCCGAGGCAGTCCACGATCTCGGGGTCCCAGGCAAGCGTGTGCAAATTCATGAGCATCGTGCGGCTGGCATTGGTCACGTCGGTGACGTGCACGCCGCCGTCGGGGCCACCTGTCAGCCACCAGATGAGCCAGGTGTCGATGGTGCCGAAGACGGCCTCGCCCCGTGAGGCGGCATCCCGGGCCCCGGGTACGTTGTCCAGGATCCACCTGATCTTGGGGCCCGAAAAGTAAGTCGCAACGGGCAGGCCCACTTTCGGACGGAACCGGTCCTGGCCGCCCTCTTTTGCGAGTGCATCGCAGATCGCGGCTGTGCGGGTGTCCTGCCAGACGATGGCGTTGCCGTAAGGCTGGCCGGTTCGCCGGTTCCAGACGACGGTTGTCTCCCGCTGGTTCGTCACGCCGATGGCGGCGATGTCAGAACCGCCAATGCCGGCTTTGGCCAGTGCGCCTCGGATCACGTCCTGGGTGCGCTGCCAGATCTCGATGGGATCGTGCTCAACCCAGCCCGGCCTGGGGTAGATCTGCCGGTGTTCCTTCTGGTCCATGGCCACGACGCGGCCCTCGGCGTCGAAGACCATGAAGCGGGTGCTGGTCGTTCCCTGGTCGATGGCGGCGACGTACTTTCGCACACTGGCGGGCCCCCTTCGCCAGAGCCTTTCAACGATCCGGTCCGGAGACCCTCCTGCACGAGTTAGACCCTACTCTACCTCACAGTGACACATTTTGCAGGCGTCCTGTAGAGGAGCCGGGCTCCGCCCTCACGAAAAGGCGCCCGGTGACGGAAGCCGCTACAGCGGCGAGAGTGCGGGGTTCGCTATGATTGTCGTTTTTGGTCCCAACCTGGCCGTAGACCGGACCCTCGGAGTGCCAGGATTTCAAGCCGGCCGGGTATTCCGCACGGGGCATACCCTCACGGTGCCGGGCGGCAAGGGGGTCAACGTGGCGCGGGCGCTCAAGGCCCTCGGGGGCGAGCCGCACCTCGTGGGCCTGGTTGCCGGGTGGACGGGGCGGTTCATCCGGGAGGGCCTGGAACAGGAAGGTATCCCGGCAACGCTGGTTGAGGTCGGCGGCTTGTCTCGCACCTGCACCATCATCGTCGACCCCAGAAGCGGCGATGCCACCGTCATCAACGAGGAGGGCGACCTGGACGTCACACCCGAGCACCTGGCAGCACTTCAAAGTGCACTCAGTGCGCTAGTTGCTCAGGCCCAGGTCGTCGTCTGCAGCGGCAGCCTGCCGCAGGACCTGGCACCCGACTCCTACGCGAGGGTGATCGCGCAGAGCCGGGAGGCCGGGGTGCCTTCGATCCTTGACACCAGCGGGGAAGCGCTGCGTCTGGGGGTCCGCGCGCGGCCCAGCCTCATCAAGCCAAATCGCTCCGAACTCCTGCAACTCGCCCGCAGCGACCAGGCTGACCTCGAAGTCGCAGCCGACCCGGGGTTTGGCAGCGGCGAAGTGATGCTCGCAGAGGCGGCCCGCCACGTGATGTCCACCGGCCCCGAAGCCGCGATCGTCTCCCTGGGCGCGGCGGGAGCCATCGGCGTCACGCCCGAGGCCGCCTGGGTCGCCCGCTCGCCAAAGGTACAGGTGGTGGACCCTATCGGTGCCGGCGACAGCATGGTGGCGGCGCTGAGCTGGGGGCTGGCACGGGGGCTTCCCCTCCCCGAACTCGTCGCACTTGGGGTGGCTTCGGGCACGGCCGACGTGACCACCTTCGGTGGAGGGCTGATCAGTCGCCAGGCGGTCGAGGATCTTCTGGCACGGGTGTCGGTGGCGCCGCTGGCGCTCTAACCCCGGCTACCGCTCGTCCGGCACCTGCGCCGGGCGCGCCTCGAGCTGCGCCCGCAACTCCAGGGTCTGCCCGCCCCGCAGCACCTTCACCCGCACCGTTTTGCCCACCTCCGTGTAGCGGGCGATGTAGACGAGGAGATCGTCAAA
This window of the Bacillota bacterium genome carries:
- the glpK gene encoding glycerol kinase GlpK — translated: MRKYVAAIDQGTTSTRFMVFDAEGRVVAMDQKEHRQIYPRPGWVEHDPIEIWQRTQDVIRGALAKAGIGGSDIAAIGVTNQRETTVVWNRRTGQPYGNAIVWQDTRTAAICDALAKEGGQDRFRPKVGLPVATYFSGPKIRWILDNVPGARDAASRGEAVFGTIDTWLIWWLTGGPDGGVHVTDVTNASRTMLMNLHTLAWDPEIVDCLGIPPQMLPAIRPSSDPGLYGTTRPDGPLGAAVPVCGDLGDQQAALVGQTCFVPGEAKNTYGTGCFLLLNTGTRPVPSNSGLLTTLGYKMGGEPAVYALEGSIAITGALVQWLRDNLGLISRSAEVEELARTVEDSGGIYFVPAFSGLFAPHWNNKARGLIIGLTRYINKGHLARAVLEATAYQTREVVDAMNRDSGVKLTALKVDGGMVVNELLMQFQADILGVPVIRPTVAETTSLGASYAAGLAVGFWDNLDSLRRYWKEQARWLPKWDEHRREAAYRGWLRAVERAVDWLE
- a CDS encoding glycerol-3-phosphate dehydrogenase/oxidase is translated as MRSADLSVIDRTGALHAMAAEGVDVLVIGGGITGAGVALDAATRGFRVGLVDQGDFGAGTSSRSTKLVHGGIRYLPHFDLSLVREALIERARLAANAPHLVRPLPFLVPFYRDLTRPLGIHLPGAARPLLPMAINLGLWFYDRLAGGMVLIRHRPVSLAEALQMFPYLRREGLRRASLYYDAQTDDARLTVAVLRTARLHGARCVNYARAVQLVRSSGRVSGVEVEDLLGGSRYRIPTRWVINAAGVWAQEVSRMAGTPQAVQLTLSKGVHLVLPKELVGVGNAALVLPETEDGRLAFIVPWEGRAVLGTTDTPYSGSMEQPPVTREDVEYLLRHARRFLNVELEPGDVLGAYAGLRPLVSAGGRSADISRRHAVVRHEPGFISIIGGKLTTYRRMAEDVVDVVAREEARAAATGSKGADALPCRTERLVFVGGEEPESWPHLVRDAIRMGLAPSNAARLLRTYGAELGRLLELIREDPALGEPIAPGVPYVAAEVVFACRSTMATNLEDLMVRRLRLALVDPRASLEAAANVARLMGETLGWSTGRQGDEVEQYRAALAYSSQSTARSTARSHPL
- a CDS encoding 1-phosphofructokinase family hexose kinase; amino-acid sequence: MIVVFGPNLAVDRTLGVPGFQAGRVFRTGHTLTVPGGKGVNVARALKALGGEPHLVGLVAGWTGRFIREGLEQEGIPATLVEVGGLSRTCTIIVDPRSGDATVINEEGDLDVTPEHLAALQSALSALVAQAQVVVCSGSLPQDLAPDSYARVIAQSREAGVPSILDTSGEALRLGVRARPSLIKPNRSELLQLARSDQADLEVAADPGFGSGEVMLAEAARHVMSTGPEAAIVSLGAAGAIGVTPEAAWVARSPKVQVVDPIGAGDSMVAALSWGLARGLPLPELVALGVASGTADVTTFGGGLISRQAVEDLLARVSVAPLAL
- a CDS encoding ABC transporter substrate-binding protein, producing MAGVEASKNGSQTYRARRGRMDTGGSRRVRTNVGSRVVLILALLAVVLAPAVSYAAPSRLVRLAFYYPVGVAGPLARVIDGMVSRFNAEHPGIEVVPVYTGDYDPTMQKVQTAVMGGNPPDVAIVEISEMPTLLAMNAIIPLDEYVNQVGPGYLTDFFPAFLANSYFEGKLYGIPFQRSTPVFYWNQRHFTEAGLDPKRAPATWDELESHALKLVKTDSRSAEVQRWGVIISGGWNDWLFEGFVRQNGAALMDFDARKVYFNSPQAVESLSFWVRLTRELKVAPPHSTWASTPPDFVAERTTMLYHSTGILTFLKQSVKFPFGVAFMPARKSYGAAVGGGNFFIFRGIPRERQDAAWEFVKWMTSPENAALWSIASGYIATRRSAYNVPQMQQYVQENPQYLVARDQLQYAYGKMMSPSFQRIREILKRALDDATGGKVAPKAALDRAQTEAEEVLRDWMAR
- a CDS encoding glycerol-3-phosphate responsive antiterminator, which encodes MARPAKTSWIEHLRHTRVIAAVRSGDDLASVKASAVPVVFVLNCTIFDLRAMARACREWGLYCFAHLDLVDGVGKDAAGLELLAKDIGVDGVITTRSALIRDARKSGLVAIQRVFLLDSASLATALSVVKNTKPDAVEVMPALVVPAIAPRIPFADLPPVIAGGLVQTPKELESVLASPVVAVSTSARQLWSYRP
- a CDS encoding HAD-IIA family hydrolase, producing MTRPGLAGGVQRDGVFPWQSFSGYIFDLDGTVYLGERLLPEADRVIAALRASGRRVVFLSNKPLQSRISYAVKLTRLGIPTGPDDVITSSVVLARELSTRHAGKRAYVLGEPPLIDELRQAGVVVVEDPESCGWHVDFVVAAFDRTLSWEKLNHAHQALRRGARLIATNPDRTCPVEGGDVPDAGAIIAALEACSGKALEWVAGKPSHLMVQTALAHLGSLPSETVLVGDRLETDIAMARQAGIASVLVLTGVTDQVSAGRAPAELRPDFVLGSIAELVPVAEGPPARGG